A region of Cheilinus undulatus linkage group 10, ASM1832078v1, whole genome shotgun sequence DNA encodes the following proteins:
- the atoh8 gene encoding protein atonal homolog 8: MKNPDQLSLQLTPDQVSPTWPRPDGVQMCKDPVQVCGRRRLKRKSREPQRLCRDLDSDRTMTAPGDRSDLDSGDDSAPPNTHLVESRCGGLLSGLTEGGGALDMRITPRLSQAPPPPFAEISHWTPSISHRLRLGLRSTPLLENSTPALPTSLPATPHVPHAPQDQLEPQVVSSQESPRKRAGLNADGHGRVPEVKAIQQTRRLLANARERTRVHTISAAFEALRKQVPCYSYGQKLSKLAILRIACNYILSLAQLAELDYSSDRASLSFSQCVDQCTRTLQAEGRSKKRKE; this comes from the exons ATGAAGAACCCCGACCAGCTAAGTCTCCAGCTGACTCCAGACCAGGTGAGCCCCACCTGGCCCCGGCCCGATGGGGTCCAGATGTGCAAAGACCCGGTCCAAGTGTGTGGCCGACGTCGTCTGAAGAGGAAATCCAGAGAGCCTCAGAGACTCTGCAGAGACCTGGACTCTGACAGGACCATGACCGCCCCAGGAGACCGCTCCGACCTGGACTCCGGTGATGACTCCGCCCCCCCAAACACACACCTGGTGGAGTCCAGATGTGGAGGGCTGCTATCAGGACTTACAGAGGGGGGCGGGGCTTTGGACATGAGAATCACCCCCAGGCTGAGCCAGGCTCCGCCCCCTCCCTTCGCTGAGATCTCTCATTGGACTCCGTCCatttcacacagactcagactgGGCCTCAGGTCCACCCCCCTCCTCGAAAACTCCACACCAGCACTGCCTACATCCCTACCAGCGACCCCCCACGTTCCCCATGCTCCCCAGGATCAGCTGGAGCCCCAGGTGGTGTCCTCTCAG gAGTCACCCAGGAAGAGGGCGGGACTAAATGCAGATGGACATGGTCGTGTTCCTGAGGTGAAGGCCATTCAGCAGACCAGGAGGCTGCTCGCCAACGCCAGAGAGAGGACCAGAGTCCATACAATCAGTGCTGCATTTGAAGCCCTGAGGAAGCAG GTGCCCTGTTACTCATACGGACAGAAGCTGTCAAAGTTAGCCATCCTGCGTATTGCCTGTAACTACATCCTGTCTCTGGCTCAGCTGGCAGAGCTTGACTACAGCTCAGATCGAGCCAGTCTAAGCTTCTCTCAGTGCGTCGACCAGTGCACCAGGACGCTGCAGGCTGAGGGGCGGAGCAAGAAGAGGAAG
- the si:ch211-195b11.3 gene encoding trypsin inhibitor ClTI-1: MKLPVLLLGSVLLLTAWVLSQEAGVADPHQQQETTEDPCKNYTVVCTREYDPVCGSDGKTYSTECMLCNHNRDEKLEGDKRVRVVKKEAC, translated from the exons ATGAAGCTTCCTGTACTGCTGCTGGGCTCCGTGCTGCTGCTGACGGCCTGGG TTCTGTCTCAGGAGGCTGGGGTGGCGGACCCACATCAACAACAAGAAACCACTGAA GACCCGTGTAAGAATTACACAGTGGTGTGTACCAGGGAGTATGACCCGGTTTGTGGCAGTGACGGAAAGACATACAGCACTGAGTGTATGCTCTGCAATCATAACAG gGATGAAAAATTGGAAGGTGACAAGAGAGTGAGAGTGGTGAAAAAAGAGGCGTGTTAA